A part of Kwoniella dejecticola CBS 10117 chromosome 5, complete sequence genomic DNA contains:
- a CDS encoding tRNA pseudouridine(38-40) synthase, with protein MAHLASLSREELISKIQFLENANAAKGISNSQTRPTSGVASSSNTKANPDPDHTKLNNNGSSTPSSSASRPVSTPTPMVDENGKPLRKHARKAIRKTEKPFNFNSYPTRHIALMISYYGWPYCGLALQPPLPGMPDVQTVESELLKALEKTKLIESGKGLEGCGYSRCGRTDRGVSGEGQVVNLWVRSLRSPDDGGEALPSEIGWREAKEPPLPKAKAKTHTENGEGEHEDECEGEAPSTRQPKSMSEAKARSESKSKKETAQTPSPVIEYPYPKLLNGVLPPSIRVLAWSPLSQEFDSRFSCVYRHYKYAFHLESSPLGAPLDLRLMEEAASHLIGEKDHRNFCKLDGSKQINNHKRTILKAYFEKEIDEDGHTHGKKMIFNLIGTAFLWHQVRHIIAVLFLVGSGLEDPTIVRDLLDVEKYPSKPTYNMGDALPLTLHECAYEGILDWRFGGYDGPWKTLPGDQKEGLYREAMGGREGFERSLMGLAQEADLRAWQINGSLRKLHQIYGEGETLKKDKDNQITYPLGGGEVSISHQYTKLEKRHKGETPEVVNEKWRVAKNLKLLKGDRENEKGQTANGENAGDE; from the coding sequence ATGGCTCATCTAGCTTCCTTATCCCGGGAAGAATTAATCTCCAAAATCCAGTTCCTCGAAAATGCAAATGCCGCCAAGGGCATCTCAAATTCCCAAACTCGACCTACTTCCGGCgtcgcctcctcctccaacacAAAAGCGAACCCTGATCCCGATCACACGAAGTTAAACAATAATGGGTCGAGCACTCCGAGCTCCTCTGCATCCAGACCTGTGTCAACGCCTACGCCAATGGTAGACGAGAACGGTAAACCCCTCCGGAAACACGCCCGAAAAGCCATACGCAAAACCGAGAAACCATTTAACTTCAACTCGTACCCCACGCGGCATATCGCACTCATGATCAGTTATTACGGATGGCCATATTGCGGATTAGCCTTACAACCGCCGTTACCCGGTATGCCCGATGTGCAGACTGTCGAGTCGGAGCTGTTGAAAGCCCTGGAGAAGACCAAGTTGATCGAGAGTGGAAAGGGTTTAGAAGGGTGCGGGTATAGTAGATGCGGAAGGACAGATAGGGGAGTCAGTGGGGAGGGTCAAGTAGTCAATCTTTGGGTCAGGAGTTTACGGTCACccgatgatggtggtgaggCATTACCCTCTGAAATCGGGTGGAGGGAAGCGAAGgaacctcctcttcccaaaGCTAAAGCCAAAACACATACTGAAAATGGCGAGGGCGAACACGAAGACGAgtgtgaaggtgaagctcCAAGTACCCGTCAACCCAAATCCATGTCcgaagccaaagccagatcggagtcgaaatcaaagaaAGAAACCGCACAAACACCTTCCCCAGTCATCGAATACCCTTACCCCAAACTACTCAACGGCGTCTTACCACCTTCTATCAGAGTTTTAGCCTGGTCTCCCCTCTCACAAGAGTTCGATTCGCGATTCTCCTGCGTGTACCGGCATTACAAATACGCCTTCCATCTCGAATCTTCTCCTTTAGGTGCTCCCCTCGATCTTCGTctgatggaagaagcagcatCCCATCTAATCGGGGAGAAAGACCATCGTAATTTCTGTAAACTCGACGGGTCCAAACAAATCAACAATCATAAACGTACCATCCTTAAAGCGTACTTCGAGAAAgaaatcgatgaagacggtcATACACACGGTAAAAAAATGATATTCAACTTGATAGGGACCGCTTTTCTATGGCATCAAGTCCGACATATTATCGCTGTACTCTTTTTAGTTGGATCAGGTTTGGAAGATCCGACGATAGTGAGGGATTTATTGGATGTGGAGAAATACCCTTCGAAGCCAACTTATAATATGGGTGATGCCTTACCTCTGACCCTGCATGAGTGCGCATACGAGGGTATATTGGATTGGAGATTTGGTGGGTATGATGGACCGTGGAAAACCTTGCCCGGCGATCAAAAGGAGGGATTGTACAGGGAAGCAATGGGAGGGAGGGAAGGGTTTGAGAGGAGTTTGATGGGTTTagctcaagaagctgatttgagagCGTGGCAAATCAATGGATCGTTACGAAAATTACATCAGATATACGGTGAAGGAGAGACACTGAAAAAGGACAAAGATAATCAGATTACGTATCCGCTCGGAGGAGGTGAAGTCAGTATTTCGCATCAGTATACCAAGTTGGAGAAGAGGCATAAAGGCGAGACTCCCGAGGTGGTTAATGAGAAATGGAGGGTAGCCAAAAACTTGAAGTTGCTCAAAGGGGACAGAGAAAACGAGAAGGGCCAAACGGCTAACGGTGAGAATGCTGGAGATGAGTAG